The Fibrobacter sp. UWH6 genomic interval TTCAGGATGACACGCGAGTGGAGAACATTACTTGGCCTCGGCGACGCCTGCGGGAATGTGTTCAGCGCCTTCGGCGGCCATGTTCTTGTCCATCTGAGTGCGGGTCAATGCATTCACCGCATCGGTCAGGCGATCGATAGCCTTGATCAGCTCATCCATCTTGGCATCGCTTGCACCACCTGCAACGGCTGCGGCAGCCTGGGCCTTTACATCAGCAGCGGTGGCAACAGGCGCAGCCTTAACAGGAACCTTGCCCAGCCAGATATCCGGCCAACGGTCGTTACCGGAATGGTAAGTGATACGGGTAGCAGATTCTACCGGTTCACCAATCTTCCACATATAAAGTTCGTAGTCGAACATGTCGTGGTCATGGCCCTTATCGGTAGCACCCCACACCAGCCACTTCCCGTCAGGGGAAATTCTGGGGAAGTATTCATGACTGCGACGACCCGGCAAATCCATCAGACGAACATTCTTGGGTATACCGAAGAAGCCAACCTTTTCAACCTGTTTGCCATCCTTGGCAGAGAACCACAAAATTTCGCTAGGAGCGGCAGTACCGCCATTACCCGTAGGATTCACGCGATAAAGCTTTGAACCGTCAAAATTCCAGTCAATCTGGCAACCGTCACCGGACTTGGTCCAGCCACCCTTTTCCAGATTCCAGACGCCAGTTTCACGCATGGAACCGCGAAGAGTAATAGCCAGATGCTTTCCATCAGGACTCATATTCGGTTCCTGAAGAATTACGCCAGACTTGTCAAAAGCGACTTCGCCGTCAAGGATCATAGTTTCTGCCTTGGAAGCCAAATCCATGGTAAAGACCTTGCCTGCACGACTAAACACAATAGACTTTCCATCAGGGCGCCACGTACCCCAGGTCGCATTCTCAACCACCTTATGGGCATCACTTCCATCCAGATTTACCATCCAGAGGTCCCACTTTTCGGGGTAGTTGGCATCGTTTTCGGGAACCCAACCGCCCTTGCTGCGGTTAAAGAGCACCTTGGATCCATCGGGGGAAATTCTGGGGAACCAGTCCACATTATCACTAGCAGTCAGGGCATGAGCGCCAGTTCCGTCGGCATTCATAAGCCAGATATCGTGATGAGAATTTGCTCGACTTGTAGACCAGGCGATTATACCTTCCACCTTGCCTTTCAAGGCGTCCAAAGCCTTCTGTTCATCGGCGGTGGGGTCAACGGCAGCTCCGGTAGGAGCCCCCTGCTGGGCAAAAGCCATAGCAGTTGCAAACAGACTGGGCAATACAAACTTCATTGCTTTCATAAAATCCTCAATTCGCGCCTTATACTTTTCTCTCAAAAGATAGCAACACAACCTTATTTTCTAAAAAAAATCAGCATTTTATACCCGACATTCCCCATTTTTAAGGTCAAAAACTTGATGAGAAACACAATCGGTTCCATCCGTATACATAAATCACTTACAATTAATCGCAAATTAAACTTTTGAATTTATTTTAGTACAAAAAAAGGTGTGCTATATGAAGATGTTTTCTATTCCCGCTCTCGCCTGCGCCATGACCCTGGGTTTTGGCCTGGCATCCGCTCAGACAATCACCCCCACCCGCGTGGGTCCCGTTAGTCAGTACGGCCAGCTCATCACCGGTAAGAATTCTGCTGGACAGGGCCGCATTTACGGATCCTGCGAAGGCGTCAAGGACGGTGCCGAAGTACAGGTTCGCGGCATGAGCCTTTACTGGAGTATGGTCGCGAAGTCTACCGAATTCTGGACTCCCGAAGGTATCGCCACTATGGTCAACGACATGAACGTCCAGATTGTCCGTGCCGCCATGGGTACAACCAACGAAGACTGGTGGGGATGTAAGGACGGAACGGAAAGTTGCGGCAACGACAAGTCCAAGCACATTACCGGCTATGCAACCGATGCCGAATTCCAGACCAATCTTATGAACACCGTGGTAGAAGCAGCCATCAAGAACGACATCTATGTCGTTATCGACTGGCATTCCCATCAGGCTCACGAAGAAGTGGACAACGCAACAAAATTCTTCACAGAAATGGCCCAGAAGTGGGGCCAGTATGACCACGTCATTTTCGAACTTTACAACGAGCCCAAGGAAACATCCTGGGGCGTGATCAAGGACTACGCAGACAAGGTCGTTTCCGCCATCCGTCAACATTCCGACAACCTGATTCTTGTGGGCAACAGAAAGTATGACCAAAACCCGCAGGAAGCCATCAATAACGAAGTAACCGGCGAAAACATCGCCTACACCTTCCACTATTACGCCAATTCCCATTGTTGGGAAGGTCAGACAAGCTGGGGTGACCCCTGCGAAGGCGCCAATGCCCAGCAGGCAATCAACGCCGGTCTGTCCGTATTCGTGTCTGAATGGGGAACCGCCGACGCAAACGGCGGCGGCAATCCCGATACCGGCCGCAACACCAGCTGGCAGAATTGGATGAATCAGAATAAACTTTCCTGGGCAAACTGGAGTGCCTCCAAGGTTGAAGAAGGTACCGCCGCATTCAGCAGCGGATCCAACAGGAACAGCCTGCAGTACACCACCTCCGGTCAAATGGTCAAGGAATATCTGTCAACCAATCCCACCACTTACACCAGGTGCGCCACCGCCCCCATTCCGGAACCCAATCCGGAAGAAGCAATCCATGGTTTGCACAGCGCAAACTTTGACGTAACCTTCTCAGGCAAGGCATTGAACGTTTCCGGTGCTACCGCCAACGTTGAAATCTTTACCGCAAAGGGTGACAAGCTGATGGACATCAACAACGTGCAGGGCGAACTTTCCCTTGCCGCATTCCCTGCAGGTAAGTACCTGGTTCGCGTAAAGTCTGGATCCGTTTCCAAGATGAAGGCAATCAGCATCAAGTAACTCAAATTTTCTATGAGAGAGAAGAGGTCGCCGGCCGTGGGTCAAACCATAACGCTGGCGGCCATTTTCGCATCCAGGAATGCATACAGATAAAAGAACGTAACCTGGAATCCGTTTAGTTGACGCGATCTAGTACTGCAAAGTACTCATCGTTATAAACGCAAGTCCACCGACCCGACTGAATCAAGGAATTAATCAGCTTTTCCCAACGGGCGTAATATCGCAAGGGAAGAACGGCCCTATCTATATTATGAATTTGCGCATGAGTTACAAACTCCTGGGGATTTTCGGCAAAGTTTAGATACTGCTGAAAAAAATCCGCTGACTTTAAAATAAAGCGTCCGTCGATGTACGTTGAATCCGCAGGATTTATAAAGGCTAGATACCCTCCAGCACGGTCATCATTAAACAATCTTCCCAAATGAGGATGCATCGACATCCACTGTGCCGCCAACACAGGCACACGCTGATACGAAATCATCGAGCAATCGTACGTTGTTAGAGAACGGCACCAAAGCCCTGCGACAAACATCAATGCCGCACACAGAATGCCCCATACGACTTGCCGCCCATGGGCGGTCATTCTCTTTATCCACAGATTCACTCCGGCAGTCACCACAACCACACTGTAGATGAACACGGGCAGGAACAGCACGAAATTCCGTTCAGCGGTCAAAGCGAGAACCGAAACCACAAGCAGGCCAAAGCGATACTTAAAAGAACTCCGTAGGCTAATCGCAATTCC includes:
- a CDS encoding PD40 domain-containing protein is translated as MKAMKFVLPSLFATAMAFAQQGAPTGAAVDPTADEQKALDALKGKVEGIIAWSTSRANSHHDIWLMNADGTGAHALTASDNVDWFPRISPDGSKVLFNRSKGGWVPENDANYPEKWDLWMVNLDGSDAHKVVENATWGTWRPDGKSIVFSRAGKVFTMDLASKAETMILDGEVAFDKSGVILQEPNMSPDGKHLAITLRGSMRETGVWNLEKGGWTKSGDGCQIDWNFDGSKLYRVNPTGNGGTAAPSEILWFSAKDGKQVEKVGFFGIPKNVRLMDLPGRRSHEYFPRISPDGKWLVWGATDKGHDHDMFDYELYMWKIGEPVESATRITYHSGNDRWPDIWLGKVPVKAAPVATAADVKAQAAAAVAGGASDAKMDELIKAIDRLTDAVNALTRTQMDKNMAAEGAEHIPAGVAEAK
- a CDS encoding glycoside hydrolase family 5 protein — translated: MKMFSIPALACAMTLGFGLASAQTITPTRVGPVSQYGQLITGKNSAGQGRIYGSCEGVKDGAEVQVRGMSLYWSMVAKSTEFWTPEGIATMVNDMNVQIVRAAMGTTNEDWWGCKDGTESCGNDKSKHITGYATDAEFQTNLMNTVVEAAIKNDIYVVIDWHSHQAHEEVDNATKFFTEMAQKWGQYDHVIFELYNEPKETSWGVIKDYADKVVSAIRQHSDNLILVGNRKYDQNPQEAINNEVTGENIAYTFHYYANSHCWEGQTSWGDPCEGANAQQAINAGLSVFVSEWGTADANGGGNPDTGRNTSWQNWMNQNKLSWANWSASKVEEGTAAFSSGSNRNSLQYTTSGQMVKEYLSTNPTTYTRCATAPIPEPNPEEAIHGLHSANFDVTFSGKALNVSGATANVEIFTAKGDKLMDINNVQGELSLAAFPAGKYLVRVKSGSVSKMKAISIK